In a genomic window of Phragmites australis chromosome 14, lpPhrAust1.1, whole genome shotgun sequence:
- the LOC133890276 gene encoding peptidyl-prolyl cis-trans isomerase CYP21-4-like, with translation MVAYGDCLGYLTYYLSNHFKGMPFRHVITNFLIHGGDFDFDGAAQEWMLKAKASGKNDLGPKHEAFMIGTAKNRNNKGFDLFITTAPIPDLNDKLVVFGRVIKGVDIVQEIEEVDTDEHYQPKSPIGIINIMLKQEP, from the exons ATGGTGGCATATGGAGACTGCTTAGGATATCTTACATATTATCTG AGTAATCATTTCAAAGGAATGCCATTTCGTCATGTCATAACAAACTTTCTAATTCACGGAGGTGATTTTGATTTCGATGGAGCTGCCCAAGAATGGATGCTGAAAGCCAAAGCCAGTGGGAAAAATGATCTCGG TCCAAAGCATGAGGCATTTATGATTGGGACCGCAAAGAATCGTAATAATAAAGGATTTGATTTGTTTATCACGACTGCTCCAATTCCTGACTTGAATGACAAGCTTGTTGTATTTGGGCGAGTTATCAAGGGAGTGGATATTGTTCAG GAGATTGAAGAAGTCGACACTGATGAACATTATCAGCCAAAGAGCCCTATAGGCATCATTAATATCATGTTAAAACAGGAGCCTTGA